The following DNA comes from Brassica oleracea var. oleracea cultivar TO1000 chromosome C5, BOL, whole genome shotgun sequence.
CGGTGTGATGAGCCAGAGGCTTACTCTGTAATTGCTATATGACCTTGGTCTTTCCCTTCAAAGTAGTCTGGTAGCAGGAGCGGGAATACTCCTGATCGCCTATATGCCCCAGGGTGTACGGAATTGCACCATTTGGTGAAGAGTTGAAGGGACGGCTCCCATGCCGTGAATCCAGGGCCGTCAATCCAGGGCCGTTTGAGGATCATGTAGTAAGACGAGTCGCAGTCAACAACGAGGAACTTGGTTGACATGTTGACTCCTTCAGCGTATACGGGGAGGGGTACTTCCCCGGCGGTTTGTTTGACTTCCCCGCTGAACCCTATAAGGGGGGTTATCCTCCGAGTTAGAGCGCTTTCCTCCAGCCCAGGTCCTTGTATGTGGCCTGGAAGATGATGTTGTCGGAGCTTCCATTATCTAACAGTATCCTTTTTACCATGCAGTTCGCTACAGTGAGCGATATGACTAGAGAGTCGTGATGCGGGGTGAGAACTTTCTCCTGCTCCTTGGCCGTGAACCTTATTTCGTCCGTTCCTAGGAGCAGGCGTTTTGGCTTGGCTTCTTCTAGGTCGTGCTTGGCATTCCAGGTGCTTTTCTTTGCGGCTGCATGGCTTTTGATTTCTGAACCTCCCGATATGACAAGGATCACTCGGTCCTGTTGCGGTGGCGAGACGGGAGCAGCTTCAGTGGGCTTACCCGCTGTCTCCTAGCTTAGATGGCTCTTGGCCTTCTCGGAAAGGAACTCCCTGAGGTGTTCTTTCTTAAGCAGCTCGTTGACCTCGAGCTTTTGTGCGATGCAGTCCTCCGTTTTGTGACCGTGGTCTCAGTGGAAGTCCCACCAGAAACCAGGGTTCCGGAAAGAATCGGGTGCTTTCATCTTCTGAGGCCACTTGACCTGTTGGCCCATCTGCCTCAGAACATTGATCAGCTCCGGCGTTGAGACCGAGAGGTGAGAGATGTCTGGCCAGGTAGACACTGCCATCCCTTCTACCTTCTCGATCGGCCGATTCTGGTATCTGCCCCGGTTTCGATTTCCGGAATCCCTAGTTGGTCTTTGAGAGGGTTTCTCGTCTCGCTCGGTTCGGTCTGGTCTGATCGTCTTAGGATCTTGCTTCTGTTGCACCTTGGCGCGGCTGGCGACATCTTCCTCCCATTTTACCTGCGCCCAGGCTCGAGATAGGACGTCTTCCATGGTTTTGCACTGGTATTTGTTTAGCTCCTTATAGAGGTCCCCGTCGGGGAGCAGGCCTCTCTTGAAGGCGGAGATAGCAGTGGGGATACTGCATTCGGAGATAGCCACCTTCTCTTGTTTGAAGCGGGCTATGTAGCCTCGCAGGGGTTCCGCTCGGTGCTGGAGGATTTCGTAGAGGCTGTCAGAGGTCTTTTCCAGGTCCCTGCTGCTGGCGAATTGCTCCACGAAATTGTCGCTGAGAACCGCGAAGGAAGCTATGGACCTGGAGGGTAGGTTGATATACCATTGCAGAGCGGGTCCGGTCAGGGTGGAGCCGAACCCTTTGCACATGGTAGCTTCGCGCGACCCCTTTGGGACGTGGTCGTCCGGATCAGTGGTGCCGTCATACGCCTATAGGCTGGGGAAGGAGAACTTCCTGGGCATCTCGATCAAGGTAACATCATCCGTGAAGAGAGTGTCGGCGTAGGAGTCGGGGTTGCTCTTCCAGATGAGGGGAGCTACCCTCGGGAGCCTCTCTACCATGGACTGCATGGTGTCGAGCCTCTCGGAGAATATCTGGTGAAGGTGAGCGATCATAGGAGACTCCACTCTTGCTGCTCTGTCAGGTGCTTCTTTATTGGGTTTGGGCTCCAATTCGCTGTCCTCCACGTCGTAGTCCACTAGGTCAATCTGGTTGGTTCTTTGCGCCTAGTTTTGGTGTAGCGGCTATATTTCGATTCATCCTCTTTTTCCAAGGGTTTCATAATTGGACATTGAACCCATTTCATATGATGGGAGTCGCTGGTGTACTGGGCGCGGCTCTGTTATGTGCTATTCATGGTGCTACTGTAGAAAATACTTTATTTGAAGATGGTGATGGTGCAAATACATTCCGTGCTTTTAACCCAACTCAAGCCGAAGAAACTTATTCAATGGTCACCGCTAACCGCTTTTGGTCACAAATCTTTGGGGTTGCTTTTTCCAATAAACGTTGGTTACATTTCTTTATGTTATTTGTACCAGTAACTGGTTTATGGATGAGTGCTCTTGGAGTAGTCGGTCTAGCTTTGAACCTACGTGCCTATGACTTCGTTTCCCAGGAAATCCGTGCAGCGGAAGATCCGGAATTTGAGACTTTCTATACTAAAAATATTCTTTTAAACGAAGGTATTCGCGCTTGGATGGCGGCTCAAGATCAGCCTCATGAAAACCTTATATTCCCTGAGGAGGTTCTACCACGTGGAAACGCTCTTTAATG
Coding sequences within:
- the LOC106344786 gene encoding photosystem II D2 protein-like; the encoded protein is MALGLLGKELPEVFFLKQLVDLELLCDAVLRFVTVVSVEVPPETRAGEGELPGHLDQGNIIREESVGVGVGVALPDEGSYPREPLYHGLHGVEPLGEYLVKVLLYWVWAPIRCPPRRSPLGQSGWFFAPSFGVAAIFRFILFFQGFHNWTLNPFHMMGVAGVLGAALLCAIHGATVENTLFEDGDGANTFRAFNPTQAEETYSMVTANRFWSQIFGVAFSNKRWLHFFMLFVPVTGLWMSALGVVGLALNLRAYDFVSQEIRAAEDPEFETFYTKNILLNEGIRAWMAAQDQPHENLIFPEEVLPRGNAL